One Enterobacter asburiae genomic window, GCTAAATATAGGTAACGAGATGAAAAAGCTGGGAAAAGAGTACAGTAATATGGTCATGGTGGCATGACCATATTACTGGGGATCCCTCAGCCCCGTGGGAGAGGGATGGGATGAGGGCACCAGACCGCACTCAGCATGTAGGCCGGGTAAGGCGAAGCCGCCACCCGGCAAAAAGCATCATCTCTGCTCGTCCAGCTGCAGCGCCACATACAGCAGCAGCCTGTCGTCAAAATTCCCCAGGTCCAGCCCCGTCAGCTCCGAAATCCGATTTAACCGATACTCCAGGGTATTGCGGTGAATAAACAGCGCCTTCGAGGTCGCCAGCGGCTGCACGTTATGGCGGAACCACGCCTGCAGCGTCCGGCGCAGCAGGCCGTTATTATCCATGGCTTTCAGACGCGCTAATGGCCGCGCCAGCTCATTGGCCTGCCAGCCGCCGCGCAGGCTGTCGAGCAGCACCGGCAGCATCAGATCCTGATAGAAATAGCTGCGGCTCTCCGGCATCCGCTGCTTGCCCACCATCATGGTGGTGCGCGCGGTACGCCAGGAGCGGGCAATACTGCCCGGCCCGGTAAAGTAGTTGCCCAGCGCAACGCGAAAACGCAGCTGACCATTCTCCTTCATCCGGGAGATAAGCAGCTCCACGCGACGACGATGATCTTCCGCATCCCAGCGGCCGAACGCGTTAAGCGCCGGTTTGAGCACTACCATTTCCGTCAGAGATACGATCGCCACCAGGTTATCGCGTTCCGGCGTCGCCAGCGCATTTTGCAGCTGCTGCAGTTCGGCCATCG contains:
- the cdaR gene encoding DNA-binding transcriptional regulator CdaR; this encodes MAGWHLDTKMAQDIVARTMRIIDTNINVMDARGRIIGSGDRERIGELHEGALLVLSQGRVVDIDDAVAKHLHGVRQGINLPLRLEGEIVGVIGLTGEPESLRKYGELVCMTAEMMLEQSRLMHLLAQDSRLREELVMNLIQAEEHTPALSEWAQRLGIDLNQPRVVAVIEVDSGQLGVDSAMAELQQLQNALATPERDNLVAIVSLTEMVVLKPALNAFGRWDAEDHRRRVELLISRMKENGQLRFRVALGNYFTGPGSIARSWRTARTTMMVGKQRMPESRSYFYQDLMLPVLLDSLRGGWQANELARPLARLKAMDNNGLLRRTLQAWFRHNVQPLATSKALFIHRNTLEYRLNRISELTGLDLGNFDDRLLLYVALQLDEQR